A stretch of the Pan troglodytes isolate AG18354 chromosome 20, NHGRI_mPanTro3-v2.0_pri, whole genome shotgun sequence genome encodes the following:
- the TNFSF9 gene encoding tumor necrosis factor ligand superfamily member 9: MEYASDAALDPEAPWPPAPRARACRVLPWALVAGLLLLLLAAACAVFLACPWAVSGARASPGSAASPRLREGPELSPDDPAGLLDLRQGMFAQLVAQNVLLIDGPLSWYSDPGLAGVSLAGGLSYKEDTKELVVAKAGVYYVFFQLELQRVVAGEGSGSVSLALHLQPLRSAAGAAALALTVDLPPASSEARNSAFGFQGRLLHLSAGQRLGVHLHTEARARHAWQLTQGATVLGLFRVTPEIPAGLPSPRSE; encoded by the exons ATGGAATACGCCTCTGACGCTGCACTGGACCCCGAAGCCCCGTGGCCTCCCGCGCCCCGCGCTCGCGCCTGCCGCGTACTGCCTTGGGCCCTGGTCgcggggctgctgctgctgctgctcgcTGCCGCCTGCGCCGTCTTCCTCGCCTGCCCCTGGGCCGTGTCCGGGGCTCGCGCCTCGCCCGGCTCCGCGGCCAGCCCGAGACTCCGCGAGGGTCCCGAGCTTTCGCCCGACGATCCCGCCGGCCTCTTGGACCTGCGGCAG GGCATGTTTGCGCAGCTGGTGGCCCAAAATG TTCTGCTGATCGATGGGCCCCTGAGCTGGTACAGTGACCCAGGCCTGGCAGGCGTGTCCCTGGCGGGGGGCCTGAGCTACAAAGAGGACACGAAGGAGCTGGTGGTGGCCAAGGCTGGAGTCTACTATGTCTTCTTTCAACTAGAGCTGCAGCGCGTGGTGGCCGGCGAGGGCTCAGGCTCCGTTTCACTTGCGCTGCACCTGCAGCCACTGCGCTCTGCTGCTGGGGCCGCCGCCCTGGCTTTGACCGTGGACCTGCCACCCGCCTCCTCCGAGGCTCGGAACTCGGCCTTCGGTTTCCAGGGCCGCTTGCTGCACCTGAGTGCCGGCCAGCGCCTGGGCGTCCATCTGCACACTGAGGCCAGGGCACGCCATGCCTGGCAGCTTACCCAGGGCGCCACAGTCTTGGGCCTCTTCCGGGTGACCCCCGAAATTCCAGCCGGACTCCCCTCACCGAGGTCGGAATAA